A window of Chitinophaga sp. MM2321 contains these coding sequences:
- a CDS encoding TIM barrel protein: MVPDRRNFLKQTALIGSALCLPSLPSFSAAAATTQVAAGFQLLIMATSWGFHGSVDQFCGEAKKAGYDGIEVWWPAEKAAQDELFAALAKHQLQVGYLCGGSDSDYSKHAAQFKGALEAAVQSKQKPLYINCHSGRDYFTFDQNAALIDFTTGLSKKSGIPIYHETHRSRMLFAAHIARQFIAAKPDLRLTLDISHWCNVHETLLHDQPEAVASALERTSHIHARIGHQEGPQVNDPRAPEWESAVNAHFDWWDQVVKRHQAAGKPLTILTEFGPVDYLPALPYTRQPVANQWEINVYMMNQLKQRYSKK, translated from the coding sequence ATGGTTCCTGACAGAAGAAATTTTCTAAAACAAACGGCACTGATAGGATCGGCGCTATGTCTTCCTTCCCTCCCCTCTTTCAGTGCCGCTGCAGCCACAACGCAGGTTGCTGCGGGCTTTCAGCTGCTCATTATGGCTACCAGCTGGGGCTTTCATGGCTCAGTGGATCAGTTTTGCGGTGAAGCAAAAAAAGCCGGCTATGATGGTATTGAGGTATGGTGGCCGGCCGAAAAAGCAGCACAGGATGAACTGTTTGCCGCACTGGCCAAGCATCAGTTGCAGGTAGGCTATTTATGCGGCGGCAGCGACAGTGATTACAGTAAACATGCGGCTCAGTTTAAAGGCGCACTGGAAGCCGCTGTCCAAAGCAAACAAAAGCCGTTGTATATCAACTGTCATTCCGGAAGAGATTATTTCACCTTTGATCAGAATGCGGCGCTGATAGACTTCACTACCGGTCTCTCCAAAAAATCCGGTATCCCCATTTATCATGAAACACATCGTTCGCGCATGTTGTTTGCCGCTCATATAGCCCGTCAGTTTATTGCTGCAAAGCCTGACCTGCGGCTTACGCTGGATATTTCCCACTGGTGCAATGTACACGAAACATTATTGCACGATCAGCCGGAAGCCGTTGCCAGCGCACTGGAACGCACCTCTCATATCCATGCACGCATAGGCCACCAGGAAGGGCCACAGGTAAATGATCCCAGGGCGCCGGAATGGGAAAGCGCCGTGAATGCACATTTTGACTGGTGGGATCAGGTTGTGAAACGCCATCAGGCAGCCGGTAAGCCGCTGACAATCCTGACAGAATTTGGCCCGGTAGATTACCTGCCTGCATTGCCCTATACGCGGCAACCAGTAGCGAATCAATGGGAGATTAATGTATACATGATGAACCAACTTAAACAACGTTACAGTAAGAAATGA
- a CDS encoding DUF1501 domain-containing protein, with protein MHEKLIREANEETLRFITRRHFLLDCVTGLGGAAFGSLLLSGCSSNAGSSPLVDISGNPMAPRAPHFPARAKSVIYLHMAGAPSQLELFDYKPELQKLHNQLCPPSLLEGKHFAFIRGVPKMLGPQANFKQRGESGAWISDNMPHFATMADEVSFLKAVQTDQFNHGPAQLLMQTGGARLGRPSIGSWVTYGLGSENSNLPGFVVLTSGGNTPDAGKSVWGSGFLPSVYQGVQCRTKGEPVLYLNDPEGMSRDLRKQSIEAINEINKQEYQSFGDPETLARIAQYELAYKMQISVPDVMDISTEPANIQEMYGTQPGRESFANNCLLARKLVEKGVRFVQLYDWGWDSHGTSESGAIDYGFRNKCREIDRPITALLKDLKQRGLLDETLVIWGGEFGRTPMQENRDGKEMPFLGRDHHIEAFTMWMAGAGIKKGFSWGETDEIGYAAIKGKVAINDIHATILQQLGFDHEKLLFQFQGRPFRLTDVGGKVITPILS; from the coding sequence ATGCACGAAAAACTGATACGCGAAGCCAATGAAGAAACACTGCGGTTTATTACCCGCAGGCATTTTCTGCTGGACTGTGTTACCGGACTTGGAGGAGCAGCCTTCGGCTCCTTGTTGCTGAGTGGCTGTAGCAGCAACGCGGGTAGTAGTCCGCTGGTAGATATCAGCGGAAACCCGATGGCCCCCCGTGCGCCACATTTCCCTGCAAGGGCTAAAAGTGTGATCTATCTGCACATGGCAGGCGCACCTTCTCAACTGGAATTATTTGATTATAAACCTGAGCTGCAAAAGCTCCATAACCAGCTATGTCCGCCTTCCCTGCTGGAAGGGAAACATTTTGCTTTTATACGTGGTGTACCTAAAATGCTGGGCCCGCAGGCCAACTTCAAACAACGCGGGGAATCAGGCGCCTGGATATCGGATAACATGCCACATTTCGCTACCATGGCAGATGAGGTAAGTTTCCTGAAAGCGGTGCAGACTGACCAGTTTAACCACGGCCCAGCCCAACTACTGATGCAAACCGGTGGCGCCAGGTTGGGAAGACCCAGCATAGGCTCCTGGGTAACCTACGGTCTTGGCAGCGAAAACAGTAACCTCCCTGGTTTCGTGGTACTTACCTCCGGTGGTAATACACCGGATGCCGGTAAAAGTGTGTGGGGCAGCGGGTTTCTCCCATCTGTATACCAGGGCGTACAATGCCGTACCAAAGGAGAACCGGTATTATACCTGAATGATCCCGAGGGCATGAGCAGGGATCTCCGAAAACAGTCTATTGAGGCGATCAACGAAATCAATAAACAGGAATACCAGTCTTTCGGCGACCCTGAAACGCTGGCACGTATTGCACAATATGAACTGGCCTATAAGATGCAGATCTCCGTACCGGATGTAATGGATATCAGCACTGAACCGGCCAACATCCAGGAGATGTACGGCACACAGCCTGGACGCGAATCCTTTGCCAACAACTGTTTGCTGGCAAGGAAACTGGTAGAGAAAGGCGTTCGTTTTGTACAACTGTATGATTGGGGATGGGATAGTCATGGTACCAGTGAAAGCGGGGCTATTGATTATGGTTTCCGCAATAAATGCCGGGAAATTGACCGTCCCATCACTGCCTTGCTGAAGGATCTGAAACAACGTGGTTTACTGGATGAAACACTCGTTATCTGGGGCGGCGAATTTGGCCGCACACCTATGCAGGAAAACCGGGATGGTAAAGAAATGCCTTTCCTGGGCCGTGATCACCACATTGAAGCATTTACCATGTGGATGGCCGGCGCCGGTATTAAAAAAGGATTTTCGTGGGGAGAAACAGATGAGATAGGATATGCTGCCATCAAAGGAAAAGTAGCGATCAACGATATCCATGCCACCATCCTGCAACAACTGGGCTTTGATCATGAAAAACTGCTCTTCCAGTTCCAGGGCCGCCCATTCCGGCTTACAGATGTAGGCGGCAAAGTAATTACGCCTATCCTGAGTTGA